Below is a window of Pocillopora verrucosa isolate sample1 chromosome 6, ASM3666991v2, whole genome shotgun sequence DNA.
acagaattattttgataagctcttcaaattcatcggagaaaaggcagaaggtattttgagacctgacaaggtaaaaataactaaccaatcagaggcgctatttaaacaaaagcggtggttcaaaacgaaaacaaacgaaCGCGTTGgctcaaggttggaaatgggcctttaacttCAGCTTATAAAGTGATAAAGTGTGAAACTGacactttttgtagtttatgaaaactcaaagtcagaGCCACAATCAGAATGTTCGGCATCCAAATCTGGCAGCTCCAAGGCTTTGGAGATTTCCTCTACCTCTTCCTCAACAGAATAGAATAACTGGGCGTCATCATCAGTTGCCTGTACACCAACATCATGTACAATTATCACAGGAACATCCTCATTTGCAGATCCTGGACCTGGTTGTGGTGCTGTGTTGAAAACCTTTGGAGGGCGCTTGCGACGAGGTTTAGCTGCTAACCAGGATGAAACAGCGGaattaagaacaagtctctgtaggaatcaaacatcttggggaataaaagttttcaaccccccttcaaaatttgcatgcagttaggcgctcagggggatgcacaaaaatacCCTTTATAAAggttgcagcactcttgttgccatggtaacaacggctgcttgttcgaggcctagGGCCTCGTTTACACACAAAAACGTCGCTAAAAAATagtgcaatttttattttcctatctcaagctaaataaaacattacaaattggcacttctatcatacatagtaacatcacTCGTCTCTACATcgattcattcaattttccctgggagtgaatgtgaacacaccaatagattattcatctcggtacagtttcggtcatttttgttgtcgggtaaaacagggaaaacgtttatctgaatttctccaaaagtgcaCCGATTCTgcaactgaaactacccacctagctggttataatattctagttattaaatatgttaaaatctctgcgggcctgcctctactttttatggGGGAAATTCGCGAAggaagctcaaaatcagatattgcataatttggcgatgtttacatctaatatTCTCAACaataaatgtttcagaaaaatgaaacattcaaggctttgaaagaatgttatcttatgagcaatatcccgtAGAGAAATCTCACCTCTAGtagtcatctttaaaaaaaaattgatcagccttcatggaggactactcgacataacaacaaacatatacctcaaatcgtgtgcatatcatccagattccgaatgctgcaccttcttttatgggaatttgagcgatctgaagtcctctgaagatacactgttatacttgtatgtcatttaaaacatgttgaagtcggctgatctacacgaattctccatgaagtttccatcggtcgcccCATAGAAGACGAGAAAAGGACATTTTTCGatatatcagcagatttccgcgcattctaggtgaaaacaaccaaaaagaaggagaaaaccTCGATTGAACGCTTGTAAACACTGAGAGGGCAGAAATCgcaacttgtcagcggcagtactacatgtaaaacccagtcgcCACAATAGCAATTTGTACAACTCGCTCGAAAATCATCACCaagtggagattttgaactactcagTATCCCTGCAGTACAGCAAACGGAACAgggatttcatcacaatcaatttccaaaaatttagcttttttcaggAAGGCTTTCACGTGCTCGAACGTTATATTGGCTTTGagccttgagatttattttccttcatgacgagctttgcgtcgaaaaaaaaaaaaaaaaaaaaaaaaaaaagccaaggTTCGACGCCTCTTGGTGGCATGAGGTGTTCGCTAAACATTCCAGGACATCCGATAATCGcttcaaaaaatgtaattatgctCCCCTCgcatgaaatggaaaaaaccgcAACTTCCGATGATTACAAttctaatcattttcaagatgcaactttactttgttcactcattttccagaaacaagagTCCAGAGAAATGTCTCATACAAACTTCACGGGtctaattcgaaaaaacttAAAGGGCGGTACGCTtagcttattttctctgtagagaCAATACATGTCTTACagaagacaacagtaaatcgTTAACACAAGGTCCACGAATATTCCTGACCAAATATTACAGAAACATATAACAGGAATaatttaaaacacgtaaaacgaagaaactcaaaaatagcCTAAAAAGCGGCACcggtaaagctgatttcacctcCATGATCGAAGACCTAGGCCTAGGTAAGGTTAACTCCGACAAAACCTTCTTCATACAggtcatggtttttttttaacttttaaagtccagaaactgtgttgattagaTAATCCAGAGAATACACATTGCTTCCAACCGATGGTCTCCTCGTTCGGTCTTCAAGCTTCGGCGCAATGCAATTATTCTTATAATGACCTTCTATGTGCGAAGATTTCAGTTTGGAACGGCATTTGTAGCTTTTCCGAAGACAACAGTCCTGTCAAAATCGACTATAACAGGGGAGAAGCTGGTCTAAAACATCGTTATTGCATTTTAGGTCATTGGGAACAAATTCACACGTATGAATATCGTCTTACGCGACTGCCGAGTTAGGAGGgataaaaaaaggttaaaaataaccctcaggtatacacaacccaagagggtataggagagattaaaaataaccctcaggtatacactacccaagagggtataggagagattaagaatatccctcaggtatacactacccaagagggtataggagagattaagaataaccctaaggtatacactacccaacggagtatgcaagagattaaaaataaccctcaggtatacactacccaagagggtataggagagattaagaataaccctcaggtatacaccacccaagagggtatgcaagagattaaaaataaccctcaggtatacactacccaagagggtatagaagggattaaaaataaccctcaggtatacactacccaagggCACCATCTGCTCAGTTATTAGCTTGATAATCTCTACAGACCAACGTTATTGGACCGAACGATCTCCTGTTTCCTCCTGGTGAGCCGGTCACCTCagtggaaaattaaagagacctttgactcttctttttcctgaaggacatGAAGCAATCCAGATTACATATTAACCATGGGAAAATTCGTTCAAGTGACAAGTTGCAATTTGCGtgtggataataagttgtttgaaaggtggaattatgacattatgattccattaaatcttttatttcgaactttgttaTGGAAGGAAATATTGATTGACTCGATTGCACTGCGGCGGTGATAAGTCTCTCCTCATCATATCTTATCCTTTTATGccgaggcaatcaaagtcagaAAGACTCTGACCAATTAAGATTTGTCTAACAATGGTAACAAATGTGAACAAAACTGTGAGTGAGTTGAACTGACTTCTGGGGGAATGATTGAATTGACTGTACTTTTCCTtttgtacttttccttttaagtaacgttttttaaattttcccttttgcaGATGCAGGAAGGAGcttttttaattgtctttagTTGCTCTTTGATTAGATTACATTCAAGTTATAATAGCTAcctttgtgatgtttttttagtttaaggTGATGCTTATGCTTCTGAGGTATTTACATTAGACGAAAAGAAGTGTAAAACGCCATTGTTTTTAGAGTTTTGTTATGAAAGGAATATCATAAGTATGTATCATCCACGAGCagcaatattttttccattctttataAGCCTCGAGCGCCTCTCTTTCAATataaaccaaagcaaaaaaaattttataggcattgtttttatttctgtttcgATCTGCACAGccattaaatgaaatttgaccACTGGGAGGTTCCTAAAGGGGAGTTGTGCGGGGAAAGGGGATGGGTGGGGACACAACAGGGGCGAGGTAAACAAAGTGTGCTGTGGATAACTCTTAAAGGGTAATGTATTGCCAGCGGATGCCTGTTTCCACACAGGTCTGGGGCCTCATTACGAGTTAGTAGATGTGCGATTCGGCAGGCGAGGACGCATAGCCCCAGGAATGAAGGGATGATTGTCGGTTTCCCATACAGGAAGATCTGGATTTGTACCAATTATAGATTCTTTGCTAAAGAGACTGGCAGTTAGAGCTTGGTCAACAGATTGTAACCAAATCGTTCGAACAAATTTTATAAAGGAACTCTCTGAAAGATGGAGCTGATAAAGTCTTCACTTTCATCAGAAATAAAGACAACGGATTTGAAACGTTAACCGACATCCTCGAAGTCAtataaaaatactttaaaaaaattaatagattctaaaatagaacaggacccagttgttcaaagggcggataacgctatccaatgaATACATCGCTATCCAGCTGATGTGTTAACAAAGAATACTGCACCATCTATCGGATGGAGATTTATGCAGTGGTTATCGTTATCGAACAATGAGGACCAGGTGGACGACTGTTAGTTAGTGGAGTGATCTAAACAACGGGTAGTATTCACAGTTAACGATTTGGAGCACAActcagtaagtttttttttcgttggtgTCATGTATTACATGACGTACTGAGCGCAGACAGGCTTCATGTACTCATATATGAATTAGGTAATAAAAGAAGAAGCACATGGTCGATCAGTGTGTAAATCTTATCTGTACGAATCCAAGGCATAGTATATGCATTAGGAGGATACAACATTGGCGACGAGGATAATTCTGTGAGACACAAGATGTCTTTGAGCGAAAATGGCGCTTCCAATGGGATTCCTAAGTTCGATTGTCACTCGGAACCTGCCACGTTAGGACCACGCTGGACGCGATGGTTCACATCTTTTGAATTGTTTGCCGATGGCAAAGGTCTGATTATCACTGAAGGTACAAATGCAACAACCAGACAACGAAGAAGAGCTATGCTACTCCATTTAGCGGGACAAGATGTGCAAGAAATTTTCTCTACTCTCGCGAACACCGGCGAAGCAACGGACTACGCCGCCGCTGTAACAGCACTGAATGGCTATTTTCTCCCCAAAGTTAACTCCGCTTTTGCGCGTCAAAAATTTCACCGACTCCAACAACAGCCAGGTGAGACCGTTTTGCAGTTTGTAACCCGACTGAGAAAAGAAGGGAAAGACTGTAATTTTGGGGCAGACTTTGACAATCAGATAAGAGATGCGATTTTATGCAAATGCAGGTCAGATTATGTCAAACGTAAATTGCTTGAAGAAAGAGATGAACTTACTCTCGCACGCACATTAGAGCTTGCAGAACAGTGTGAAAGTGTAGAACACCAAATGTCTCAGCTTAGCTTGAGTGAACAGACTACAGAAGCACACAGGGTCTATGAAAAACCTAGGAGACcaaaagatcaacaaagaaacaaagagagcAAGAACAGAGACAGTCAGTGTCCTCGTTGTGGGTGGAGTGGTCACCTTGGTGGAGATCCGAAATGCCCTGCCAGAGGTCaaacatgtaaaaaatgtaaaaagaaaggTCACTTTGCTAGTGTctgcaaaaccaaaccaaagaaGCCAGGAGTCAATCAGGtgcaagaagaacaaaaacccGATGGGGAGCAAGTCGATTATGCATTCAGGGTCACCAATAAAGGTCAGTCAAATATGCTCAAATTGTCTGTGGGTGGAGTGGAATTGGAAATGTTGGTGGATTCTGGGGCCACCAATAACATTATCGATGAATGTACATGGGAAGATCTGAAGGCTAAAAAGATCAAGTGTAAATCACAAGCAGCTCCCGTTGACAGAAAATTGTACGCTTATGCATCCAGCAAACCCCTCCCAGTAAAAGGTAGCTTCACATGTGAGGTACTAGTGGGCAGAGGAAGAGTCCAGACCGAATTCCTGGTTATCAAAGGAAAGGGAATACCACTCTTAAGCAAAGACACCGCAATGAGGTTGGGGGTGCTGAAAATAGGTGTTGACATTGCCACAATTGCTGAAGGCAAACAGACGCTGCAGCAAAAATTCCCTGAAGTGTTTAGTGGGATAGGAAAGTTGAAGTCCAAGCAAGTAACATTGCACATAGACGAAACAGTGAAACCAGTAGCCCAACCCCTGAGGCGAATTCCTTTCAATCTGCAAGAGAAGGTAGAAAAGAAGGTTCAAGAGTTGTTGAATTGTGATATTATAGAGGAAGTAGACGGGCCTACACCATGGGTAAATCCAGTAGTGATCATACCAAAGGCAGATGGTGACATACGACTCTGCATCGATATGAGACAAGCGAACAAGGCCATAGTACGTGGCAGATACCCAATACCAACTGTAGATGAACTGCTACACAATATGAATGGTTCCAAAGTCTTTAGCAAGTTAGACTTAAAGTGGGGATACCACCAATTGGAACTTAATTCAGAGTCACGACAGATCACCACCTTTGTGACGCACAAAGGCTTGTACAGGTACAAACGTCTATTATTTGGCGTGTGTTCAGCGAGTGAGCAGTACCAACATGAGATATCCACAGCTTTAGCTGGAATAGAAGGAGTCGATAATATATCTGACGACATCATAGTACATGGCCCGGATCAGGCAACTCATGACCAACGCCTATATAAGACAATGGAACGCCTCAAGCAGCATGGCTTAACTCTCAATGCTGACAAATGCCTATTCAATGTGGACAGAGTGATTTTCATGGGAATTCTTCTCTCTGAAAAAGGGATTGGCCCAACAGAAGAAAGAATCAGAGCCTTGCAAGAAACAAGGGAACCTGCCACCGTCAGCGAAGTAAGAAGCTTCCTGGGATTGGCCAATTATAGCAGCAGGTTTATTCCTCACTTCGCTACTATCACTGAGCCACTAAGGAGCTTGACCAGAAAGGCTGTTCCATTCCACTTTGGACCTGAGCAGAAAACCGCTTTTAAGATTCTGAAACAGAGCATGGCTGACGCAGGAACACTTGCATATTTTAACAAAGGCGCAGCAACCAAAGTAATAGCTGATGCCAGTCCAGTCGGCCTCGGAGCTGTGTTACTACAGAACCAAAATGAAGCATGGGTGCCAATTTGCTATGCAAGCCGCAGCTTGACAGAGTGTGAGCGCAAGTACTCCCAGACCGAAAAGGAAGCCCTCGCTCTCGTTTGGGCATGTGAGAGGTATCATGCATACATTTATGGCATGAAATTTGATCTGGTAACTGACCACAAACCGTTGGAGGTCATCTACGGGCCACGTTCCAAGCCCTGTGCCCGCATCGAACGGTGGACAATACGGTTACAACCCTACGACTTCCGAATTGTATATACTCCAGGGCAGAATAATATAGCTGATCCTCTTTCCCGCCTGCTTAAGCAAGACAAAGTGACGAGTCATCCACATGGGGCAGAAGAGTACATCCGATTCGCAGCTATCAGTGCCACTCCCCAAGCATTAACCACGAGAGAAGTCGAAGAAGCATCTGCAACAGATGAAGAATTAAAAGTCCTGAGAGAAGCAATCAAAACTGGCAGATTTGAGAAGTGCAAAAACTATGCACCAGCCGCAGGAGAACTGTGTGTGATTGGACAGCTAGTCTTGAGAGGTACCCGTATTGTGTTACCAAACAAGCTCAGAGCTCAGGCAATCAGTTTAGCCCATGAAGGACACCTAGGAATTGTGGgaacaaagcaaaatttaagAAGTAAGGTGTGGTGGCCTCGTATGGATAAGGCAGCAGAGAAATTCTGCAAGTCCTGTCACGGATGTCAACTGGTATCTCGCCCAGACCCACCTGAGCCATTGAGATCCACGACATTACCAGAAGGTCCTTGGCAAGACCTAGCTATAGACCTCCTAGGACCACTTCCTTCGGGACACTCAATCATTGTTGTTGTGGACTACTACAGTCGTTATTATGAGTACGCCATCATGATGTCAACCGTCACAGAGAAAGTAATTGACAACCTGGAAGAGATTTTCAGCCGCCATGGCCTTCCTCTGACCATAAAGTCAGACAATGGTCCACAATTCCGCTCCGAAGAATTCCGGGAATATTGTAAGCAGAATGGAATTGTTCACACCAAGACCACACCAAAATGGCCTCAAGCCAACGGGGAGGTAGAGAGACAAAATGCATCGCTGATGAAGAGGATCCGCATTGCCCAAGCCGAAGGATTAGACTGGGGGAAGGAGCTAAGAAGATATGTGACTAAATACCGAGGTATTGATCACGCGACAACCGGTAAGAGCCCTGCGGAATTATTGTTTAACAGAAAGATGAGAGGAAAGCTACCAGAGCTACATGCCGACCATCACTTGGACCTGGAAACTCGAGATAGAGATGCCGAAGTGAAAGCAAAGACCAAAGTAATAGCTGATAAATCCATGAATGCAAAACCATCAGAAGTTCAAGTTGGTGATCAAGTCCTGGTGAGGCAAGAGAAAAGAGACAAGTTTTCCACGCCATTTAATCCAGTACCATTCCAAGTGGTTAGCAAGACCGGTAACAGTGTTGTTGTGGAAACTCCAGGTGGAACGCAGTATTCAAGGAATACATCCCATGTCAAGAAGTTTGTGAGCCCTGACAATCCGGAAGAACCACCTGTCAGTGTCGATGTACCGACAACACCTGAAATTACCGTGGTACCAAATCAAGTGATGAGTGGATCTACACCAGTAGTGCCTACAACACCTCCCAGTAGACCCCTAACTCATCTCACACCTTTAGCACAAGCAAGTGCAGGAAGCAAATCTGGTACAACCTCTGCTAGTAAGAATGCAGCAGTTGATCAAGCAACAGTACCTAGCCCACCAGCAACACCAAAAGGTGGAAGACCTCAGAGACAGAGGAGACTCCCTGGGAGATATAaagactttgttttaaaatgttgaacTTCGTTTGAAACAGTGAACTTTGATTCGAAAtgttaaatgttgttttgatacAAGGACTGCTTAGAACCGGTGAATCTCGTGTTGAAATTAAGCGAATTAGTTATTACCAGCTCTCCGTCCAATTTTCAGATTcgcatgttttgttttgattaagcCTTAAGgactattgttttctttcttcaagaaaaggAGGGATGTCATGTATTACATGACGTACTGAGCGCAGACAGGCTTCATGTACTCATATATGAAGTAGGTAATAAAAGAAGAAGCACATGGTCGATCAGTGTGTAAATCTTATCTGTACGAATCCAAGGCATAGTATATGCATTAGGAGGATACAACAGTTGGGTTTTTAATTTCTAACAGCAAAAACATGTAAAGGAAACGAAACATCGCAAAATCTTAATGTTTCCTCAACAAAGCCATAATAGTGGGATTAGGAGGGACAGGAAATTGACTGCTGCTAAAGCAACGCTGCTATGCTCCCTCACTTCCCGTacaacccctcccctcccctcccacccccccccccccccccatccacTCCTTATCCTACAAGAGCCATGATCCCTCCATTAATTGCCTGACTACACGGGCTGTAAGGggaggaaaacttgaaaactccATCTGTAAGTTTAATAAGAGCTTGGCggaagaaacagaaaagtagttttcccctcccctcccctcccctcccttctaatttgtttttgttgtcaaaGCCCATTTCCAGTCTTTCCTGGAAGTGGCTTCTGATGTTTGACACCAACATATCCTCCTGGGAAGAGAAAT
It encodes the following:
- the LOC131781807 gene encoding uncharacterized protein, which codes for MSLSENGASNGIPKFDCHSEPATLGPRWTRWFTSFELFADGKGLIITEGTNATTRQRRRAMLLHLAGQDVQEIFSTLANTGEATDYAAAVTALNGYFLPKVNSAFARQKFHRLQQQPGETVLQFVTRLRKEGKDCNFGADFDNQIRDAILCKCRSDYVKRKLLEERDELTLARTLELAEQCESVEHQMSQLSLSEQTTEAHRVYEKPRRPKDQQRNKESKNRDSQCPRCGWSGHLGGDPKCPARGQTCKKCKKKGHFASVCKTKPKKPGVNQGHQ